A genomic region of Oryza glaberrima chromosome 1, OglaRS2, whole genome shotgun sequence contains the following coding sequences:
- the LOC127760807 gene encoding uncharacterized protein LOC127760807 — MARVTAVGDGYEYDGVVVGHPVIQFGDGAPPAVVGYPLPKEPPPPQPPATLQRGRPEQRCSSRCGPCEIFTVTFMVVVAVESLTYFLLAMIGMASVIGMTYLNRATTSVRHR, encoded by the exons ATGGCCCGTGTCACGGCGGTCGGAGATGGGTACGAGTACGACGGGGTGGTCGTCGGCCATCCAGTGATCCAATTCGGCGAtggggcgccgccggccgtcgttggTTACCCGCTGCCAaaggagccgccgccaccacagccGCCGGCGACATTGCAACGAGGACGCCCCGAGCAGCGGTGCTCCTCCCGCTGCGGGCCCTGCGAGATATTCACAGTG ACATTTATGGTTGTCGTCGCGGTCGAATCGTTAACTTACTTCCTCCTCGCCATGATTGGCATGGCGTCCGTCATAGGTATGACCTATCTCAACCGAGCCACAACTAGcgtccgtcacagatga
- the LOC127786035 gene encoding uncharacterized protein LOC127786035 isoform X1, producing MARTEKVAGDGCSGGGGGGGGEGQVEVEVGVGMGMDGKGMIECRICQEEGDEGAMDSPCACTGTLKFAHRKCIQRWCDKKGNITCEICNQVYSPNYVLPPTKCCSAEMDMDLRQSWVGRIDPHDSHFLAIAIAEQQLLQAEFDDCVSSNSSGATCCRTVVLILMLLLLVRHVVVFVRDVSMLQDATVLFSATLQFAGFFLPCYVIARSCYAFQHRRRRQVYFLSYQCRYKQACHLG from the exons atggcgcgCACCGAGAAGGTTGCCGGCGATGGCTgctccggtggtggtggtggtggtggtggagaaggtcaggtggaggtggaggtcggggtggggatggggatggacgGGAAGGGAATGATAGAGTGCCGGATATGccaggaggaaggggatgagggCGCCATGGATTCCCCCTGCGCCTGCACTGGCACGCTCAAG TTCGCCCACAGGAAATGCATACAAAGATGGTGTGACAAGAAGGGGAACATCACATGTGAAATCTGCAACCAG GTTTACTCTCCAAATTATGTCCTCCCTCCAACCAAGTGTTGTTCAGCTGAAATGGACATGGATCTTAG GCAAAGCTGGGTTGGACGAATTGATCCCCATGATTCGCATTTtcttgccattgccattgcagagcagcagctgctgcaagcTGAATTTGATGATTGTGTGTCCTCAAATTCAAGTGGTGCCACATGCTGCCGAACTGTTGTTTTAATT TTGATGTTACTTTTGCTTGTGCGCCATGTAGTTGTGTTTGTGAGAGATGTTAGCATGCTGCAGGATGCAACAGTGTTGTTTAGC gCAACTCTTCAGTTCGCAGGATTCTTTCTTCCATGTTATGTTATAGCCCGTTCTTGTTATGCTTTTCAACACCGGAGGCGAAGACAGGTATACTTCCTTTCCTACCAATGCAGATACAAGCAAGCTTGTCACCTTGGCTAA
- the LOC127756350 gene encoding fructokinase-1, with the protein MAGRSELVVSFGEMLIDFVPTVAGVSLAEAPAFVKAPGGAPANVAIAVARLGGGAAFVGKLGDDEFGRMLAAILRDNGVDDGGVVFDAGARTALAFVTLRADGEREFMFYRNPSADMLLTHAELNVELIKRAAVFHYGSISLIAEPCRSAHLRAMEIAKEAGALLSYDPNLREALWPSREEARTKILSIWDQADIVKVSEVELEFLTGIDSVEDDVVMKLWRPTMKLLLVTLGDQGCKYYARDFRGAVPSYKVQQVDTTGAGDAFVGALLRRIVQDPSSLQDQKKLEEAIKFANACGAITATKKGAIPSLPTEVEVLKLMESA; encoded by the exons ATGGCGGGGAGGAGCGAGCTGGTGGTGAGCTTCGGGGAGATGCTGATAGACTTCGTGCCGACGGTGGCGGGGGTGTCGCTGGCGGAGGCGCCGGCGTTCGTCAAGGCGCCAGGGGGGGCGCCGGCGAACGTGGCCatcgcggtggcgcggctcggcggcggggccgcgttCGTCGGCAAGCTGGGGGACGACGAGTTCGGGCGGATGCTCGCGGCCATCCTCCGCGACAacggcgtcgacgacggcggggTCGTGTTCGACGCCGGGGCGCGCACCGCGCTCGCCTTCGTCACCCTCCGCGCCGACGGGGAGCGCGAGTTCATGTTCTACCGCAACCCCAGCGCCGACATGCTCCTCACCCACGCCGAGCTCAACGTCGAGCTCATCAAGAGG GCTGCCGTCTTCCATTATGGATCAATAAGCTTGATAGCTGAGCCCTGCCGGTCAGCACATTTGCGTGCCATGGAGATTGCGAAAGAAGCTGGTGCGCTGCTATCTTATGACCCGAATCTCAGGGAGGCATTGTGGCCCTCCCGTGAGGAGGCTCGCACCAAGATCTTGAGCATCTGGGACCAGGCAGACATTGTCAAGGTCAGCGAGGTCGAGCTTGAGTTCTTGACCGGCATTGACTCAGTAGAGGATGATGTTGTCATGAAGCTATGGCGCCCTACCATGAAGCTCCTCCTTGTGACTCTTGGAGATCAAGGATGCAAGTACTATGCCAGG GATTTCCGCGGAGCTGTCCCATCCTACAAAGTACAGCAAGTTGATACAACAGGTGCAGGTGATGCGTTTGTTGGTGCTCTGCTGCGAAGAATTGTCCAGGATCCATCATCGTTGCAA GATCAGAAGAAGCTTGAGGAAGCGATTAAATTTGCCAATGCGTGCGGAGCAATCACCGCCACAAAGAAAGGGGCAATCCCATCACTGCCCACCGAAGTTGAGGTCTTGAAGTTGATGGAGAGTGCTTAG
- the LOC127760771 gene encoding putative metallophosphoesterase At3g03305 has protein sequence MEVYRNLLLLPLLLALVAAAASAAGDERAVLEVSGSPEGVVWVVQLSDLHFSVHHPDRAYDFRRYVGPALAMVNPALVLITGDLTDGKSKDLLTMKQNEMEWIEYRSKLKDVIESSKLPRSIFYDLRGNHDSFGVPSPGGDHDFYQKYSINAILRRHSRVQSITLENSGRKHLFVGFDSTMEIGLRGPTNLFGHPTDKQLIELDQSLSQWDTDFNKAQVTKVAFGHFPMSFSTLTESGKSIKDVFLKHSLAAYLCGHLHTRFGKNLKRYYHRSTEGSPLSEHYYQFNMHQGYEIHSDKESCSKEAVHAEEEFWEWEMGDWRKSRSMRILAIDDGYVSYTDIDFRLGSKSIIVLPTFPLDSRFMQRATASRDFKCQVMGASTFDTVRALVFSRHEIVSVSVKIYDSRSGHLDVVFVSEMKRVNANETRGDMYLVPWNWRAFADPSPNRYWLQIEVMDITGDASVSQLRPFSVNGFASKVSWTWKEFFVMGIQWALVYHPALWCVLALIFSLLFVPRASVLLFKDQFTYKYLRPNGSQWVSLKYLIGGFIWLFVEFSRVTIVWSLLLVYMIYLLVFPWLFGHPITEDSNLASMTFRGWILGKSNSGSEVLHAGTPDVMVIVLPHLCFVVLPTIVILAAMAAERTAYREQYLSQSGKKKDDHYQKSRRQKEHDNFWNSRWTRKFLFLLCLAVLWKHWKHCRALVKAYAMNPVIHSPVHFFFIPVLIAFAIYKTLSL, from the exons ATGGAGGTGTACCGGAAtctactcctcctccccctcctcttggccctcgtcgccgcggcggcgtccgccgCTGGCGACGAGCGGGCGGTACTGGAGGTATCCGGCTCGCCGGAGGGGGTGGTATGGGTGGTCCAGCTCTCGGATCTCCACTTCAGCGTCCACCACCCGGACCGCGCCTACGACTTCCGCCGATACGTCGGCCCGGCGCTCGCCATGGTCAACCCCGCGCTCGTCCTCATCACCGGAGACCTCACCG ATGGAAAAAGCAAAGATCTGCTAACTATGAAGCAAAACGAGATGGAGTGGATAGAATATAGAAGCAAGTTAAAGGATGTAATTGAAAGTAGCAAGCTTCCAAGAAGCATTTTCTATGATCTGAGAGGAAACCATGATAGCTTTGGTGTACCTTCACCTGGTGGGGACCATGATTTCTATCAGAAGTATAGTATCAATGCCATACTAAGACGACACAGCCGTGTCCAGAGCATCACTTTGGAG AACAGTGGCCGGAAGCATCTGTTTGTTGGCTTTGATAGCACAATGGAGATTGGTCTTAGAGGACCGACAAATCTATTTGGGCATCCAACTGACAAGCAACTTATAGAATTGGATCAGTCACTTTCTCAGTGGGACACTGACTTCAACAAGGCTCAGGTGACAAAAGTCGCATTTGGGCATTTTCCAATGTCTTTCTCAACATTAACAGAGTCAGGAAAAAGTATCAAGGATGTGTTTCTTAAGCACTCATTAGCAGCATACTTGTGTGGCCATCTTCATACAAGGTTTGGGAAGAATTTGAAGCGCTACTATCATCGATCAACTGAGGGATCACCATTATCAGAACATTACTACCAATTTAACATGCACCAAGGATATGAAATCCACAGCGATAAGGAGAGTTGTTCTAAAGAGGCTGTGCATGCCGAAGAAGAGTTCTGGGAGTGGGAGATGGGTGATTGGAGAAAAAGTAGAAGTATGCGGATATTAGCAATTGATGATGGTTATGTCTCCTACACTGACATAGATTTTAGGTTAGGCTCAAAGAGTATAATTGTACTACCGACATTTCCTCTTGACTCGAGATTCATGCAGAGGGCCACTGCTTCTCGTGACTTCAAATGTCAGGTCATGGGGGCTTCAACTTTTGACACAGTGAGGGCTCTTGTATTCTCTCGACATGAGATAGTATCTGTTTCAGTAAAGATATATGACTCAAGATCAGGACATCTTGATGTAGTGTTTGTCTCTGAAATGAAAAGGGTAAACGCAAATGAAACTAGAGGAGATATGTATTTAGTTCCATGGAACTGGAGAGCATTTGCAGATCCCTCTCCGAACAGATATTGGCTCCAAATTGAAGTAATGGATATAACAGGTGACGCTAGTGTCAGCCAGTTGAGGCCATTCTCTGTTAATGGCTTTGCTTCAAAAGTTAGCTGGACATGGAAGGAGTTTTTTGTGATGGGTATTCAATGGGCTTTGGTGTATCATCCTGCACTGTGGTGTGTTCTTGCTCTGATTTTCTCATTGCTTTTTGTACCACGAGCTTCAGTTTTGTTGTTTAAAGATCAATTCACATACAAATATCTGCGTCCAAATGGTAGTCAGTGGGTATCGTTGAAGTATCTAATTGGTGGTTTCATCTGGCTCTTTGTTGAGTTTTCCAGGGTGACTATTGTGTGGTCTTTGCTCTTGGTGTATATGATATATTTGTTAGTCTTCCCTTGGTTGTTTGGTCACCCTATAACTGAGGATAGTAACCTCGCATCCATGACATTTAGAGGCTGGATTCTTGGAAAATCCAATAGTGGCAGTGAAGTTCTCCATGCTGGCACTCCAGATGTCATGGTCATTGTTCTCCCTCACCTTTGTTTCGTGGTATTACCCACAATTGTGATTTTAGCTGCCATGGCTGCTGAGAGAACAGCATATCGAGAACAGTATCTTTCTCAATCaggaaagaagaaagatgatcaCTACCAAAAGAGCAGGAGACAGAAGGAACATGATAATTTTTGGAACAgtcgttggacacggaaatttctttttcttctttgcctGGCAGTTCTGTGGAAACATTGGAAG CACTGCAGGGCTCTTGTGAAGGCTTATGCGATGAACCCTGTAATCCACTCGCCAGTACAtttcttcttcattccagtGCTCATAGCGTTTGCTATCTACAAAACCTTGTCACTTTAG
- the LOC127754698 gene encoding uncharacterized protein LOC127754698 isoform X1: MASAATLPKLRFRPKCHGHFQAIYPVHVHIKNCNACKCQIPTHGLLVSSARSRPVLPVSAVGSGNAGGGSSVAEDERKSGLSLQNAKTSVVSRDDETINVRVDLPGKATQKVFDEALTSLARDAPPVPGFRKSKGGRTSNIPSSILLQMLGKSRVTKFVLQEILSITVGDFVKKENLNVNPEIKTTQSEEELESSFTPGSSFSFSVVLQLEKPESDETSENSESDEASEPSS, encoded by the exons ATGGCGTCAGCGGCGACCCTTCCGAAGCTTCGGTTCAGGCCAAAATGTCACGGCCACTTCCAG GCAATCTATCCGGTACATGTCCATATCAAGAACTGCAATGCTTGCAAGTGTCAGATTCCTACCCACGG GTTGCTTGTTTCCAGCGCGAGAAGTCGTCCTGTCCTGCCAGTGTCGGCAGTTGGATCAG GAAATGCAGGCGGGGGCTCATCGGTTGCTGAGGACGAGAGGAAGAGTGGCTTGTCGCTGCAGAACGCCAAGACATCCGTTGTGTCACGCGACGATGAAACGATCAAT GTAAGAGTGGATTTGCCTGGAAAGGCGACACAGAAGGTGTTTGATGAAGCCTTGACAAGCTTGGCTCGTGATGCACCGCCAGTTCCAGGTTTTAGGAAGTCCAAAGGAG GGAGAACATCAAAT ATACCAAGCAGCATTCTGCTGCAGATGCTTGGCAAAAGCCGGGTCACCAAGTTCGTTCTTCAGGAAATACTCAGCATCACTGTTGGTGATTTTGTAAAGAAG GAAAACCTGAATGTGAACCCTGAAATCAAGACAACCCAGTCAGAAGAAGAGCTCGAGTCATCGTTTACGCCGGGTTCATCATTCAGTTTCAGTGTTGTTCTGCAGCTTGAGAAGCCTGAATCTGATGAGACCTCAGAGAACTCTGAATCTGACGAGGCTTCTGAGCCCTCTTCTTGA
- the LOC127786050 gene encoding uncharacterized protein LOC127786050, translating into MGRSVYVAAAVALVLTSCSVLCLGAERFGARECEELGFTGLALCSDCNALAEFVKDQELVEDCRKCCTEDSDDSISKLTFSGAIIEVCMRKLVFYPEIVGFLEEDKDDFPYVEARYVYGSPPKLIMLDDKGDQKETIRIDNWKREHIRQFLKEKVKPVKSDS; encoded by the exons ATGGGTCGATCTGTTTacgtggcggcggccgtcgccctGGTGCTCACGAGCTGCTCCGTGCTCTGCCTTGGCGCGGAGCGGTTCGGGGCGAGGGAGTGCGAGGAGCTGGGGTTCACCGGTCTCGCCCTCTGCTCCGACTGCAACGCCCTCGCGGAGTTCGTCAAGGACCAAG AATTGGTGGAGGACTGCCGTAAATGTTGTACAGAGGATTCAGATGATTCTATCAGCAAG CTCACATTCTCTGGTGCAATTATTGAGGTGTGCATGAGAAAGCTTGTGTTTTATCCAGAAATCGTGGGCTTCCTCGAAGAGGATAAAGACGACTTCCCTTATGTGGAAGCTCGTTATGTCTATGGCTCTCCACCAAAGCTCATTATGCTTGATGACAAAGGCGACCAGAAGGAGACTATAAG GATCGACAACTGGAAGAGGGAGCACATTCGGCAGTTTCTCAAAGAGAAGGTGAAGCCAGTGAAGTCAGACAGCTGA
- the LOC127754698 gene encoding uncharacterized protein LOC127754698 isoform X2, translating into MASAATLPKLRFRPKCHGHFQAIYPVHVHIKNCNACKCQIPTHGLLVSSARSRPVLPVSAVGSGGGSSVAEDERKSGLSLQNAKTSVVSRDDETINVRVDLPGKATQKVFDEALTSLARDAPPVPGFRKSKGGRTSNIPSSILLQMLGKSRVTKFVLQEILSITVGDFVKKENLNVNPEIKTTQSEEELESSFTPGSSFSFSVVLQLEKPESDETSENSESDEASEPSS; encoded by the exons ATGGCGTCAGCGGCGACCCTTCCGAAGCTTCGGTTCAGGCCAAAATGTCACGGCCACTTCCAG GCAATCTATCCGGTACATGTCCATATCAAGAACTGCAATGCTTGCAAGTGTCAGATTCCTACCCACGG GTTGCTTGTTTCCAGCGCGAGAAGTCGTCCTGTCCTGCCAGTGTCGGCAGTTGGATCAG GCGGGGGCTCATCGGTTGCTGAGGACGAGAGGAAGAGTGGCTTGTCGCTGCAGAACGCCAAGACATCCGTTGTGTCACGCGACGATGAAACGATCAAT GTAAGAGTGGATTTGCCTGGAAAGGCGACACAGAAGGTGTTTGATGAAGCCTTGACAAGCTTGGCTCGTGATGCACCGCCAGTTCCAGGTTTTAGGAAGTCCAAAGGAG GGAGAACATCAAAT ATACCAAGCAGCATTCTGCTGCAGATGCTTGGCAAAAGCCGGGTCACCAAGTTCGTTCTTCAGGAAATACTCAGCATCACTGTTGGTGATTTTGTAAAGAAG GAAAACCTGAATGTGAACCCTGAAATCAAGACAACCCAGTCAGAAGAAGAGCTCGAGTCATCGTTTACGCCGGGTTCATCATTCAGTTTCAGTGTTGTTCTGCAGCTTGAGAAGCCTGAATCTGATGAGACCTCAGAGAACTCTGAATCTGACGAGGCTTCTGAGCCCTCTTCTTGA
- the LOC127786035 gene encoding uncharacterized protein LOC127786035 isoform X2, producing the protein MARTEKVAGDGCSGGGGGGGGEGQVEVEVGVGMGMDGKGMIECRICQEEGDEGAMDSPCACTGTLKFAHRKCIQRWCDKKGNITCEICNQVYSPNYVLPPTKCCSAEMDMDLRQSWVGRIDPHDSHFLAIAIAEQQLLQAEFDDCVSSNSSGATCCRTVVLILMLLLLVRHVVVFVRDVSMLQDATVLFSATLQFAGFFLPCYVIARSCYAFQHRRRRQV; encoded by the exons atggcgcgCACCGAGAAGGTTGCCGGCGATGGCTgctccggtggtggtggtggtggtggtggagaaggtcaggtggaggtggaggtcggggtggggatggggatggacgGGAAGGGAATGATAGAGTGCCGGATATGccaggaggaaggggatgagggCGCCATGGATTCCCCCTGCGCCTGCACTGGCACGCTCAAG TTCGCCCACAGGAAATGCATACAAAGATGGTGTGACAAGAAGGGGAACATCACATGTGAAATCTGCAACCAG GTTTACTCTCCAAATTATGTCCTCCCTCCAACCAAGTGTTGTTCAGCTGAAATGGACATGGATCTTAG GCAAAGCTGGGTTGGACGAATTGATCCCCATGATTCGCATTTtcttgccattgccattgcagagcagcagctgctgcaagcTGAATTTGATGATTGTGTGTCCTCAAATTCAAGTGGTGCCACATGCTGCCGAACTGTTGTTTTAATT TTGATGTTACTTTTGCTTGTGCGCCATGTAGTTGTGTTTGTGAGAGATGTTAGCATGCTGCAGGATGCAACAGTGTTGTTTAGC gCAACTCTTCAGTTCGCAGGATTCTTTCTTCCATGTTATGTTATAGCCCGTTCTTGTTATGCTTTTCAACACCGGAGGCGAAGACAG GTTTAG